One part of the Phaenicophaeus curvirostris isolate KB17595 chromosome 2, BPBGC_Pcur_1.0, whole genome shotgun sequence genome encodes these proteins:
- the GGPS1 gene encoding geranylgeranyl pyrophosphate synthase isoform X1, with product MDGMDETSKRILEPYQYLLQLPGKQVRTKLSQAFNHWLNVPEDKIQVIIEVTEMLHNASLLVDDIEDNSKLRRGFPVAHSIYGIPSVINCANYVYFLGLEKVLTLDHPDAVKVFTRQLLELHKGQGLDIYWRDTYTCPTEAEYKAMVLQKTGGLFGLAVGLMQLFSNYKKDLKPLLNTLGLFFQIRDDYANLHSKEYSENKSFCEDLTEGKFSFPTIHAIWSRPESTQVQNILRQRTENIDIKKYCVHYLENVGSFEYTRNTLKELESEAYRQIESLGGNPELVALVEQLSKMFKEAEN from the exons atggacGGGATGGATGAAACATCTAAAAGAATTCTAGAGCCATACCAGTATTTACTTCAACTACCAG gTAAGCAAGTAAGAACCAAACTGTCACAGGCCTTTAATCACTGGCTGAATGTTccagaagataaaatacag GTTATCATTGAAGTGACAGAGATGTTGCACAATGCAAGCCTACTTGTGGATGATATCGAAGATAACTCAAAGCTACGACGGGGCTTTCCAGTGGCACACAGCATCTATGGAATTCCATCTGTAATCAACTGTGCTAATTACGTGTATTTCCTTGGCTTAGAGAAGGTTTTAACCCTTGATCATCCAGATGCTGTTAAAGTTTTCACCCGTCAACTTCTGGAGCTCCATAAAGGTCAAGGCTTGGATATTTATTGGAGAGATACTTACACATGTCCTACAGAAGCTGAATATAAAGCTATGGTACTGCAAAAGACAGGTGGTCTCTTTGGATTAGCTGTAGGCCTCATGCAGCTGTTCTCAAATTATAAAAAAGACTTAAAGCCACTTCTTAACACActtggcctcttcttccaaataAGAGATGACTATGCCAACTTGCACTCCAAAGAATATAGTGAAAACAAGAGTTTTTGTGAAGACTTAACCGAGGGCAAGTTCTCATTCCCAACCATTCATGCAATTTGGTCAAGACCTGAAAGTACTCAGGTGCAAAACATTTTACGTCAAAGGACAGAGAACatagatataaaaaaatactgtgtacATTACCTTGAAAATGTGGGTTCCTTTGAGTATACTCGGAATACATTGAAAGAGCTTGAATCTGAAGCCTACAGACAAATCGAGTCACTTGGGGGAAACCCTGAGCTTGTAGCACTAGTTGAACAGCTGAGCAAAATGTtcaaagaagctgaaaattaa
- the GGPS1 gene encoding geranylgeranyl pyrophosphate synthase isoform X2, with amino-acid sequence MLHNASLLVDDIEDNSKLRRGFPVAHSIYGIPSVINCANYVYFLGLEKVLTLDHPDAVKVFTRQLLELHKGQGLDIYWRDTYTCPTEAEYKAMVLQKTGGLFGLAVGLMQLFSNYKKDLKPLLNTLGLFFQIRDDYANLHSKEYSENKSFCEDLTEGKFSFPTIHAIWSRPESTQVQNILRQRTENIDIKKYCVHYLENVGSFEYTRNTLKELESEAYRQIESLGGNPELVALVEQLSKMFKEAEN; translated from the coding sequence ATGTTGCACAATGCAAGCCTACTTGTGGATGATATCGAAGATAACTCAAAGCTACGACGGGGCTTTCCAGTGGCACACAGCATCTATGGAATTCCATCTGTAATCAACTGTGCTAATTACGTGTATTTCCTTGGCTTAGAGAAGGTTTTAACCCTTGATCATCCAGATGCTGTTAAAGTTTTCACCCGTCAACTTCTGGAGCTCCATAAAGGTCAAGGCTTGGATATTTATTGGAGAGATACTTACACATGTCCTACAGAAGCTGAATATAAAGCTATGGTACTGCAAAAGACAGGTGGTCTCTTTGGATTAGCTGTAGGCCTCATGCAGCTGTTCTCAAATTATAAAAAAGACTTAAAGCCACTTCTTAACACActtggcctcttcttccaaataAGAGATGACTATGCCAACTTGCACTCCAAAGAATATAGTGAAAACAAGAGTTTTTGTGAAGACTTAACCGAGGGCAAGTTCTCATTCCCAACCATTCATGCAATTTGGTCAAGACCTGAAAGTACTCAGGTGCAAAACATTTTACGTCAAAGGACAGAGAACatagatataaaaaaatactgtgtacATTACCTTGAAAATGTGGGTTCCTTTGAGTATACTCGGAATACATTGAAAGAGCTTGAATCTGAAGCCTACAGACAAATCGAGTCACTTGGGGGAAACCCTGAGCTTGTAGCACTAGTTGAACAGCTGAGCAAAATGTtcaaagaagctgaaaattaa